A DNA window from Theobroma cacao cultivar B97-61/B2 chromosome 5, Criollo_cocoa_genome_V2, whole genome shotgun sequence contains the following coding sequences:
- the LOC18598177 gene encoding uncharacterized protein LOC18598177, giving the protein MMAQKHLHELLQEDQEPFLLKNYIADRRCQLKNPSPKTHLQIKKRKPISQNSNFPSNFCKNACFFSFQDSPDPRKSPLLEFPSPAKSPCKSPNAIFLHIPARTAALLLEAALRIQKQSSSKTKPQSKNNGRSFSLFGSILKRLTHRNRNRKNEIANDGAKVSVKDILRWDSTVGKSNQNQKKMSSAMEEKSGCEMGFSSSYNGRPSSAVWSESNEEKSLDRDLDTSSSCSQSEDFEEIFMSKDVLENNAACASCDKHFCESPFHFVLQRSSSFGHRTPLFSSPATSPSRDQKQDKEKYEVESLKKLQVKEEEEEKEQCSPVSVLDPPFEDDDDRHVDDDENDGFDLECSYAIVQKAKQQLLHKLRRFEKLAELDPIELEKRMLEQEQDDDNDDNGICDLEEEEEIEHESASSDSEMNVDAFVQEVLKSSFHSLRHSPEGMKRLVSDLVAEEETEQNCYIDREVVVRMVCKRLESWKDVESNTIDMMVEQDFRRELDGWKNIQGQIRETALEVEYAIFGLLMEELSKELVGLTGA; this is encoded by the exons TGCATGAGTTACTTCAAGAGGATCAAGAACCATTTCTTCTCAAGAACTACATTGCTGACAGGCGATGTCAACTCAAGAATCCTTCACCAAAAACTCATCTTCAAATCAAGAAACGAAAGCCCATCTCTCAAAACTCAAACTTTCCTTCAAATTTCTGCAAAAATGCTTGCTTTTTCTCCTTCCAGGACTCACCAGACCCGAGAAAGTCTCCATTGCTTGAATTTCCATCCCCAGCTAAAAGCCCTTGCAAGAGCCCCAATGCCATCTTTCTTCACATCCCAGCAAGAACAGCAGCTCTGCTGCTTGAAGCTGCTCTCAGGATTCAAAAGCAATCTTCATCAAAAACCAAACCCCAGAGCAAAAACAATGGCCGTAGTTTTAGCTTATTTGGTTCCATTCTAAAGAGGCTAACTCACCGTAACAGAAACCGAAAGAATGAAATAGCTAATGATGGAGCTAAAGTTTCAGTCAAAGACATTTTAAGGTGGGATTCAACTGTGGGGAAAAGCaatcaaaaccaaaagaaaatgtcTTCAGCAATGGAAGAGAAAAGTGGTTGTGAAATGgggttttcttcttcttataATGGTAGGCCAAGCAGTGCTGTTTGGTCAGAAAGTAATGAAGAAAAATCCTTGGATAGGGATTTAGATACTTCCAGTAGTTGTAGTCAATCCGAGGATTTTGAAGAGATTTTCATGTCCAAagatgttttagaaaataaCGCAGCTTGTGCTTCTTGTGATAAGCACTTTTGTGAAAGCCCATTTCACTTTGTGCTTCAAAGAAGCTCTTCTTTTGGTCACCGGACACCCCTCTTCTCTTCCCCGGCAACATCCCCCAGTCGCGACCAAAAACAG GACAAGGAAAAGTATGAAGTCGAGAGCTTAAAAAAATTGCAAGTAAAAGAagaggaggaagaaaaagaacaatgCAGTCCTGTTTCTGTGTTGGACCCTCCATTCGAGGACGATGACGATAGACATGTGGATGATGATGAGAATGATGGTTTCGATCTTGAATGCAGCTATGCAATTGTACAAA AAGCAAAGCAGCAGCTACTGCATAAACTTCGTAGATTTGAGAAACTGGCCGAATTGGATCCAATTGAACTAGAGAAAAGAATGTTAGAACAAGAgcaagatgatgataatgatgacaATGGTATTTGTGACCTAGAGgaagaagaggaaattgaGCACGAGTCAGCTTCATCAGATAGTGAAATGAATGTCGATGCCTTCGTCCAAGAAGTGCttaaatcaagcttccatagtCTAAGACATTCCCCAGAAGGCATGAAAAGGCTAGTATCAGATCTGGTTGCTGAGGAGGAGACAGAGCAAAACTGCTACATCGACAGAGAAGTGGTGGTTAGAATGGTTTGTAAAAGGTTGGAGTCATGGAAGGATGTGGAATCAAACACCATTGACATGATGGTGGAACAAGATTTCAGAAGGGAACTTGATGGGTGGAAAAATATTCAAGGGCAGATTAGAGAGACAGCATTGGAAGTTGAATATGCTATCTTCGGATTACTGATGGAAGAATTGTCAAAAGAACTAGTTGGTTTAACTGGGGCTTGA